Proteins from a single region of Hypomesus transpacificus isolate Combined female chromosome 9, fHypTra1, whole genome shotgun sequence:
- the tctn1 gene encoding tectonic-1 isoform X2 has translation MLPIMCLGRLQKALLKYRHLSREMSTITSCAFNSQPYGDVMVTEEENGNKGFLRLPAPSVTTDCLDMNPAAFLRDQTTKCSRSLFIDNDCTSLPALNMQSYTGIHLYSGKNEGATSVAVEIASITYQSLAGTLSPLQLTSDQSLDPVLLIQGVEPAVCMNVVLQVDYLVLYNEAGEILNLSVALILGNLNAELMPMNQEFRIKFVQKKAEKVSVQYSGNPGYVMGLALVSGSRRVDGIVQSSDPKGNITLFKGTELEDCLRGPHQRSPVLFGVNMLSGCTLRLEETANCSQLSNGILGVLRGQDFPEYVASFGNSQSQNPMDWVPIENSKAIMEPHICSIPLSFDLEVKWTSYGSLMNPQAQIVSVKEVIPTNTSNLALLSGSSRVIYVTSSVTFIPVQAATLPGYKATPTFDAKLPYDFFYPFV, from the exons ATGCTGCCTATTATGTGCTTGGGGAGACTGCAGAAGGCTTTGCTGAAATACAGACATTTATCCAGAGAGATGTCTACCATAACATCTTGTGCATTCAATTCTCAACCT TATGGGGATGTGATGGTAACAGAGGAAGAAAATGGTAACAAAGGATTCTTACGATTGCCTGCCCCCTCCGTCACAACTGACTGCCTTGACATGAACCCTGCAG CATTCTTAAGGGACCAAACGACAAAATGCTCACGGAGCCTTTTCATAGACAACGACTGTACCTCCCTGCCGGCCCTGAACATGCAGAGCTACACTGGCATTCACCTTTATTCC GGGAAGAATGAAGGCGCTACA AGTGTTGCTGTTGAGATTGCATCCATCACCTACCAGTCCTTGGCAGGTACTCTATCTCCACTGCAGCTCACTAGTGACCAGAGCCTTGACCCAGTTCTGCTCATCCAAGGGGTAGAGCCAGCAGTGTGTATGAACGTGGTACTCCAG GTTGACTATTTGGTCTTATACAATGAGGCTGGTGAAATTCTGAACTTGTCTGTGGCGTTGATTCTTGGAAACCTAAATGCAGAATTGATGCCAATGAACCAAGAGTTTCGGATTAAGTTTGTCCAG AAAAAAGCTGAGAAGGTGTCTGTCCAGTACAGTGGGAATCCAGGGTACGTGATGGGGCTTGCGTTAGTTTCGGGATCAAGAAGAGTGGA TGGAATAGTTCAGAGTTCAGATCCCAAGGGAAACATTACCCTTTTCAAAGGCACTGAATTGGAGGACTGTCTCAGAGGGCCACATCAACGCTCCCCTGTCTTATTTGGAGTTAATATGTTATCTGGCTGTACATTAAG gcTAGAGGAGACGGCAAACTGCTCTCAACTGTCAAATGGCATACTGGGTGTGCTAAGGGGACAAGACTTTCCTGAATATGTGGCCTCCTTTGGGAACTCCCAATCTCAAAATCCAATGGACTGGGTACCAATCGAGAACAGTAAAGCAATTATG GAACCACATATTTGCAGTATCCCCCTATCCTTTGATTTGGAGGTGAAATGGACCAGCTATGGATCCTTGATGAACCCTCAGGCTCAGATCGTGAGCGTCAAAGAAGTGATTCCTACAAACACCAGCAACTTG GCCTTACTCTCTGGAAGTAGCCGAGTCATTTACGTGACAAGTTCAGTGACCTTCATCCCTGTGCAAGCAGCCACACTGCCTGGTTATAAGGCCACTCCGACTTTT